The following is a genomic window from Neomonachus schauinslandi chromosome 15, ASM220157v2, whole genome shotgun sequence.
ATAAACCAGGCAGTGGTCAGTAGGGACCTTTATTTGGGCCAGACACATGAGTCAGATGATACTCCCAACAATCAGACCAATATGGCTTGTGAGCAAAACAGACCAAAAGAGGGAACCAAACAGGACCAGTTATCATTTTCCATGTGCGTTcacaggtatgtgtgtgtgtgtgtttgagttgACCTCGAGTACAAATTTAGAGAAAGCTAAGGAACCCAGTGAAGAGACCCTGCATTTACACAATGGACATGTCATGCCCAGCTGCCCTTCCACTTTGAGAACAAGCCAGGATGGATGATGAAACTCTCAGGAAGGGTGAAGTTATCCAAGAGGAAGCACACTTCCAGATCAGGTTTGAGACACCAGACCTCAGAGGGAAGGGACTTATGTCAGGTGGTCTGTAAAAACAGAGAAGACTAAGGTATGGAAAGAATGAATCaggagatgattaaaaaaaaaaaaagtcttttctggGATGACCTGTTTAAGACAGAAACAAAACACCTTCCAGCTTAATCCATTTCTGAAAGTCAGGCCAGAGCTGACCCTTGAGTAAAACCAAGTTCAGGCCTCCTGCAGAACCTTTCCCCAACCAAGGGTGGTGGCAAAAACACCCCATGATACagtttttaatgaatattaaagaggcataatttcaaacttaaaaatgaCCTGAAAAATCCCACCTTTCATTTTGCTGATAAAGGATATGCTGCGGAGAATCAGGAGTCAAGGGTTTAATCACATGGGCACTATGGGTCAGGTGATTCATGAATGTGCCAAGCAGGCCACGTTTCTTGGAAGTTTATCCAGGATCTGGTCTGGTCCTGCTCACAATGGAACTTGGGCACAAGGTGAGGTATTTGGCACCACTTCCCTATAACCTAGCCCACACCCGTCAGTCCATGCTCAGGTGATTGGTCTGTTTGCGCCAGTGTCCTCAGAAGGGGGCTTCTGATGTGGCTCCTGCCAGAGTCTTGCTCTTTCTGCGTCGCTGGTGTGTTTCAAATGCTACTGAAGACATGGGTTCTGAGCAGCTTTCCTCATACTGGGTCCAACCGGAAAACTGCCCTATGGgcatctccccgccccccccctcccccggccagtcattatttctctcattttttctttcttttctcctcataCTTGTAGTAGGGGCTCCGCAACATGAAAAGTAGAAGCATAAGAGGGATGAGAAAGTAGGGGGCATAGACAGATAAGAGGGTAAGTCGTTCGTGGAAAGTCTTAGGTCCTTGTCCTTTGAAACCACTGGCTTTGGAGAAATCATCAAATAGAAACGTGGAGAGAATTGGAATTAGAATTGTCATGGTGTGAACTGAGTAGATGATTGCAGGGGTGCGGATCCACCTGCGGCCTCCTGAagtgggggggaagagagagagagagataagtgTTTGGTCTGTTTGTGACCCTAGGGGTGCCCACAATCTTCTCCACGCCTGCTCCCTTCAGCTGACTCCGTCTACCCCCCCACTGCAAACGAATGGAGAACTGGAGGTGCTCTCACACTACCTAACACGCGGAGCTGGGGCTCTAGCACACTGCTGGCCAGAGAACCAAGGCTGGGGGGCGGgatttaatggagaaaaactcTAGGGCAGTAAAATGGCCATTGCAGTTTACACAaggcgggggggaggggcccGCCACCAGCATCTGTTAGTAATTATATATAGGTGAGAAGACCAACAGCTTCTGCCAAGACATGGAGTTGGGGGCTGCAGTGGGAAAGAGGCTGTATGAGCTTAGTTACCATGTACATTAGTGTGGCCCCCGTCTTTATAAAAGCATTAGTCGCAGGGGAACACTGTAAGAATAAATGAGAAGTGAAGCCCTTCTGGGGTGAGCTGGATGCTACTGCTCAAAAGCCAGTCTGGTGCTAcccaaatcagaaaaataaaagccaatgataaaaggaaaattctgcaggggtaaaaacaagaaaaaggaacaagttCAATCTGTAAGCAGCCTCCGGTGTAGGGAGATTTCCAGCTCAGCACAGGCACAGGCCTGAGCCACATTAACGTCCCTTTACCAGCTCCCTCCTgccattcccaccccaccccaggtcaCCCTCGCACAAACTACAGGGACCGCTCCCCTTCTCTGAGACACTTCCCCCAAAAGATTTCTGGGACCTAATTTCAGAGCAAAAGTGGTTGTTACCCCACCAGTTACCTACCTCTTAAGAAGGCGTACGTCGCTATGGGAAAGAAAGGCAGCTGGAACACAAGCTCGCAAAACAGGAAGGACTTAAACCATGTTGGGGGGGCCTGTAGCAGAGGGTCTTTGAACTCCTTAGTATACCACTTCAGCAGGTTTGTCaactgaggaaagagaaaggtcACGACGCATGCAGCCGCCTGGCAGGACAGGCCAGCAGCTCCATCCCATGGCAGCCCAGATGGTCACTTCAGAAAAGCTCCCTCGCTCCTCCGAGAGGCTTCTCTCAGCTCTTCCAGGCCCTCTGGGCTACCCAGCATCTGTTCCTGACTCCGTGACAACACACAGCCCGTTGTGTTGCCCACTGTCAAGAGCAACGATATCTAGTACTTAGTACGCTCTCAGTTCGAGGAATGAACCTACAAAAAGGCAACAAATCTGCCAGCAATCTCCTTCCTGGTAAAGGACAGCCGTGAAGAGCGTCCTACCATTTGGCTGGAACAAGAGCAGCCGCACACCAGGCTCCGAGGGCCAGACCGCCTCAAATACAGAAATGAACCGAGTttgtcttttgggggggggggggggggtgtgtggggggggatggaaGGGAGATACATTTAACTTCTATAAAGATGCAATTTAATGCCTAAATCTCAAGCTCCTCATCATTCTTAACTACTCTAGTTCTGCAGAGTTTTCTTGCAGGAGACCAGTAGGCTATTTGTAGAACAAACTGCCCAAACCACAAACTACAGAGCTTCTAGGCTATGTCGCGGCCTGAGGGTTAGCAGTCCCGGTTCCAGCTTGGGGCCCACCCTCCTAATTACACTGTTAAATCAAAAGATGCCGATCTGTGAACACGTGGCTGccggggcagaggaaggaagcaggaaggttTGAGGTTGCCCATTTTGTGCCCTTTGTAAGAATCCCGAAGCGCAGGGCTCCCCACACCACATGGACTACGGAGGGTCTGTTGCATCTTACATCCTGTCTTGACACACCTGTCTCCAAAGCCAAACAGGTGTCTTGATATTATGATAAATAAAGGCAACTTCCAGTGTGAGAATTTTGCCTGCAATGGAAAatccaaagacatttttcctgTTAATTCTTAATCAAAAGATTAAGGCTCACTATTGTGAAATTGAGGCCTCATGGCTGAAAGTAAGCTTTAAGCAAATATCCAGAAACAAACACTCTGTTAGCATGATCTTAATTGCAGGAAGACTCTGGCTCGATAACCAGTTTATTGACCAAGTGATATCAAATTTGTACTTGATTCGAAATCGAAATCCACGGCAATACCCTTAGCTTCCTTCTAGGCACTTTTCAGGGTGGTAATGGGGTAGAAAATACTCATAAAGGTTAAGTCCCTGCACCTCTCCTgggctctgtttcctcatctgtaaaacaagcaACTTGGGACCAAATGTTTAAGGTCCTTTTttgctttccagattttcttaaaaaaaaaaaaaaaataccggaGGGAATGACCTGCTTTGAAGATTTGCCGTAGAATTTACAAGGCATTCTGGTttgtttgaatttcattttctattcaaCCTGTATTCCAACCTCTCAGATCCACCTATTTCATAAATCCAGACAGTTCTACACAGCACGGGTCATTTCTGAGGGCTGCAGGATGAGATTAgcaaaactcaaaataatctaATCAGCCAGCTCTTGAAGTAATCAATTAGGATCCAAGCACCTGCCCACAGTCCCATAATAGCCACGTGATGCCAAAACAAGGCCTGGACTAAGGGCAGATGGAAGGCAAATCACAGGTCCCTGGCGAGGGAAGAGCATGGGATGTGGGGGGCACAATCCCTGGCTCTGGGCAAAGCGCTTAATCTCACTCAACTTGTTTCCCAATTGTAGTACTTACCTCACTATTGGTGAGATAAAATGACTTAACATACTTGGTCTTTAGAACAATGGCAAGCACACAGTAAATGTTACCATTACTTAAGTGAATGTAATTAACACATACTCAGAGGAATTCAAGTTTAATCCCGTTAAAATCTCACCATGCAACTGCTCCTTAGTAAGAATTATTCTTACTAGGTAAGACCCAAAAAAAGGTTTATACCTGACTCATATTTGACTCAACCTATCACTGTTATCCACTAAACTATTCACCTGACCTTTGCACAGGGATTTCTAAATGAGTTGCTACTGAATAAACCTGTACTTCCCTACCTTAGAATGagggcacaggggcgcctgggtggctcagttggctaaacgtccaaatcttgatttctgctcgggtcatgatctctgggtcatcaGATCAAGCCTCCTGTCGGGCTCCtcgctgggagtggagcctgcttaagattctctctctctgcctttgcccctccccaatcatgctcgctctctcttaaaaaaagaatgagagcacAGACTGAttatctttccttatttttttttttttttaagattttattgatttgacagagagagagagcacaagcaggaggagccgCTTCCTGCTAAGGGGCTCGAcctccaggactctgggatcatgggccgagctgaaggcagaagcttaaccgactgagccacccaggtgctccccatcTTTCCTTATTTTAGCAGAAGCAAGGCTACCCAGCTGCAAATGATACTACAAAATGCTTCCCCATCCTCTCCATGTTCTAAGTCAAACTAAATCCTTACGGTCTCATAGTAAGTTTTTCCGAGTGTTGATCGGTTCAAACCAAGGAATATATTTAATTGGCAATTTTTAGCCCAACCATTATGGGAGCTCCGCAAACTTTTTAGTTCTAGGGGAAAATTCCTTCTATTTAGGGAAGAACAACACAACAGATGTTAAGATTCGGCATTTTTTCAAAGAGAATCTGAGAATAACTcaaggattttattattatttccccaTAAAGAAGCAACAAAACCATCAATCTCTGAACTCCCTCCAATACTGACCACTGACCAGAGGTGGCGGGTGGGGG
Proteins encoded in this region:
- the TMEM97 gene encoding sigma intracellular receptor 2, whose amino-acid sequence is MMGALGARRGLEWLLGLYFLSHVPITLLLDLQVVLPREFYPVELTNLLKWYTKEFKDPLLQAPPTWFKSFLFCELVFQLPFFPIATYAFLRGGRRWIRTPAIIYSVHTMTILIPILSTFLFDDFSKASGFKGQGPKTFHERLTLLSVYAPYFLIPLMLLLFMLRSPYYKYEEKRKKK